Proteins from a genomic interval of Cuculus canorus isolate bCucCan1 chromosome 19, bCucCan1.pri, whole genome shotgun sequence:
- the ZBTB26 gene encoding LOW QUALITY PROTEIN: zinc finger and BTB domain-containing protein 26 (The sequence of the model RefSeq protein was modified relative to this genomic sequence to represent the inferred CDS: deleted 2 bases in 1 codon), with protein MSERSDILHFKFDNYGDSMLQKMNKLREENKFCDVVVHIDDVEVHGHKIVFAAGSPFLRDQFLLNDSRDVKISILQSSDVGRQLLLSCYSGVLEFPEMELVNYLTAASFLQMSHIVERCTQALWKFIKPKQPLESKECEQQSDSSELKEHQGDDDSLQQDSPCIQPSEDSMDMEDSDIQIIKVESIGEVTEVRNKKDQNQFISSEQTALHSSEPQHFLINSTVENRASEIEQNHLHNYSLSYAGSDNIILASKDMFGPNNRGIDKGLQWHHQCPKCTRVFRHLENYANHLKMHKLFMCLLCGKTFTQKGNLHRHMRVHAGIKPFQCKICGKTFSQKCSLQDHLNLHSGDKPHKCNYCDMVFAHKPVLRKHLKQLHGKNSFDNANERSVQDITVDFDSFTCSAATDSKVCQQVDASQILDAGKLPQAVLSLIRNDGTCVNEAIRNGPL; from the exons ATGTCAGAAAGGTCAGATATTCTTCACTTCAAGTTTGACAATTATGGAGATTCAATGTTACAGAAGATGAACAAactgagggaagaaaacaagttcTGTGATGTCGTGGTCCATATAGATGATGTTGAAGTGCACGGGCATAAGATTGTGTTTGCTGCTGGCTCTCCCTTTTTACGAGATCAGTTCTTGCTCAATGACTCCAGAGATGTAAAAATCTCTATACTGCAGAGTTCGGACGTGGGGAGGCAGCTGCTTCTGTCCTGTTACAGTGGTGTTCTGGAGTTCCCCGAGATGGAGCTGGTGAACTACCTGACTGCCGCGAGCTTTCTGCAGATGAGCCACATTGTCGAACGGTGTACGCAGGCCCTCTGGAAGTTCATAAAACCGAAGCAGCCTTTGGAGAGTAAAGAGTGTGAACAGCAAAGTGACTCCTCAGAGCTGAAGGAACATCAAGGAGATGATGACTCTCTGCAGCAGGATTCACCGTGTATTCAGCCTTCAGAAGACAGCATGGACATGGAGGACAGCGATATTCAGATCATCAAGGTGGAGTCCATTGGAGAGGTAACAGAAGTTAGGAATAAGAAGGATCAGAACcagtttatttcttctgaacaaACTGCACTGCATTCCTCAGAACCTCAACACTTTCTTATCAACTCCACTGTTGAAAACAGAGCAAGTGAAATAGAGCAAAACCACCTCCACAACTATTCCCTGTCATACGCTGGCAGCGATAACATCATCCTGGCCTCCAAAGATATGTTTGGGCCTAACAACCGAGGAATAGACAAAGGCCTCCAGTGGCACCATCAGTGCCCAAAGTGCACAAGAGTATTTCGGCATCTGGAAAACTATGCTAATcacttaaaaatgcataaactgTTTATGTGTCTGCTCTGTGGCAAGACATTCACTCAGAAGGGCAACCTCCACCGGCACATGAGAGTGCACGCAGGCATCAAACCGTTCCAATGTAAGATCTGTGGGAAAACGTTTTCTCAGAAATGTTCCTTACAGGACCATCTCAACCTGCACAGTGGGGACAAGCCCCACAAGTGTAACTACTGTGACATGGTTTTTGCCCATAAACCCGTTCTGAGGAAACATCTTAAACAGCTACATGGTAAAAATAGCTTTGACAATGCCAATGAAAGAAGCGTTCAAGACATAACAGTGGACTTTGATTCATTCACGTGTAGTGCTGCTACAGACAGTAAGGTCTGTCAGCAAGTTGATGCAAGCCAGATACTGGATGCAGGGAAGCTGCCTCAGGCTGTGCTCAGT CTCATCAGAAATGATGGTACCTGCGTCAATGAAGCAATTAGAAACGGCCCTTTGTAG
- the ZBTB6 gene encoding zinc finger and BTB domain-containing protein 6 produces the protein MAADSEVLHFQFEQQGDAVLQKMNLLRQQNLFCDVSIYINDTEFQGHKVIFAACSTFMRDQFLLNQSRQVRITILQSAEVGRKLLLSCYTGALEVKKKELLKYLTAASYLQMVHIVEKCTEALSKYLEIDASMENCNEAVERCHSSDAELRNSDEGLDKDCEIIEISEDSPVNAEYPVKQEKGDISPPAGPSLISERKDTKTPEISTVEIGYKDDEICIFRMDSMSVANVENDHFPQTCTSSKTNMYFPETQHSLINSTVESRNTEMSGTHFQAFVGDNSEGTSSLVNGFQSLDDSGNSCRHQCPKCPRGFLHLENYLRHLKMHKLFLCLQCGKTFTQKKNLNRHIRGHMGIRPFQCMVCLKTFTAKSTLQDHLNIHSGDRPYKCHCCDMDFKHKSALKKHLTSVHGRSSSEKPNLSAITKVKIDYD, from the coding sequence ATGGCCGCCGACTCGGAGGTGCTGCACTTCCAGTTCGAGCAGCAGGGCGATGCCGTGCTGCAGAAGATGAACCTCCTGCGGCAGCAAAACCTCTTCTGCGATGTCTCCATCTACATCAATGACACGGAGTTCCAGGGTCACAAGGTGATCTTTGCCGCCTGCTCTACCTTCATGCGGGACCAGTTCCTGCTCAACCAGTCCCGGCAGGTGCGGATCACCATCCTACAGAGCGCCGAGGTGGGCAGGAAACTCCTGCTGTCCTGCTACACCGGGGCCCTGGAAGTCAAAAAGAAGGAGCTGCTCAAGTACCTCACAGCTGCCAGTTATCTCCAGATGGTGCACATCGTGGAGAAGTGTACTGAGGCTCTGTCAAAATACCTGGAAATTGATGCTTCCATGGAGAACTGTAATGAGGCTGTGGAGAGGTGTCATTCCTCTGACGCTGAGCTGAGAAACAGTGATGAGGGTTTAGATAAAGATTGTGAAATAATTGAGATCTCTGAAGACAGCCCTGTGAACGCAGAGTACCCCGTGAAACAGGAGAAGGGGGACATCTCACCACCTGCAGGGCCGAGCTTGATCTCGGAAAGAAAGGACACCAAAACCCCAGAAATATCGACAGTAGAAATTGGgtacaaagatgatgaaatcTGTATCTTCAGAATGGATTCCATGAGTGTAGCAAATGTAGAGAATGATCATTTTCCTCAGACATGCACTTCCTCTAAAACAAATATGTATTTCCCAGAAACCCAGCACTCCTTGATAAATTCTACCgttgaaagcagaaataccGAAATGTCGGGAACTCACTTCCAGGCTTTTGTCGGCGACAATTCAGAAGGAACTTCAAGTCTGGTGAATGGGTTCCAGAGCCTGGACGATTCTGGCAATTCATGTCGGCACCAGTGTCCAAAGTGTCCCAGGGGATTTCTGCATCTTGAGAACTATCTCCGACATCTAAAAATGCACAAACTCTTCTTGTGTTTGCAGTGCGGCAAAACATTTACGCAAAAAAAGAACCTCAACAGACACATCCGGGGGCACATGGGCATCCGCCCCTTCCAGTGCATGGTGTGCCTGAAGACCTTCACAGCCAAGAGCACTCTTCAGGATCACCTGAACATACACAGCGGGGACCGGCCCTACAAGTGTCACTGCTGCGACATGGACTTCAAACACAAGTCTGCTCTTAAAAAGCATTTAACTTCTGTCCATGGAAGGAGCAGCAGCGAAAAGCCAAACCTGAGCGCTATTACAAAAGTTAAAATAGACTATGATTAA